In Papaver somniferum cultivar HN1 chromosome 9, ASM357369v1, whole genome shotgun sequence, the genomic stretch CTACTTCACATTTTGCAGTTGCAGCATCAATTTTAATTGGTGTACCAATTTCCTTACAGATAGAGAACAGAATTTTCTCCCTCCAGAATTCCAAGCCTAATCCAGGTAATGTGATCCACACATGAGCTTTGGAACTCCTTTGATTTGCTGGCCTAAAATTTGAAACCCAATTTCTGACTTTAAGAATTTGATTTGTAACCTCCCATATACTTGATTTAATATATGCTCTATCAATTTTATTATCCAGTTTAATGGTGAAGAAACCCCTTCCTAGTGGAATAAGTTTACAATGTCCAACTAATTtccattgatttctgagaattaaAGCAGCATCGATGAACTTAATTTTTTGCAAATCTAAACGACCAACCAAAGAAAATTTCCAAGGATTTAAGCTTTCCTCAAAGAGATCATCAAGTAAATCTACTGACGGAACCTTTGTTGAATTTAAATTTTCACTAAAACCTAAATTAACAGAATCAGGAACATCATTACCAGGTGTTTTAGGACACGAATCCATTGAAACCACCTGGATTAATGAAGGTGAATCATtaggaattgaaaacaagaaaaataaacgaATTCAGCACCTGAATTAATGAAGAAGAAGCACTGAGATCGAAATCTGAGAAGAAAAAAGTCGCTGAGTTTGTCGCCGATTTTTCACCGATTTGCAGAGCTCAACTCAGCTCCCTGTAGCTCAACTCAACTCAACTCAGCTCCTTCTTCCATGTTGGATGTGTTCAAAAACTGGAGTTCGTAGTCAGCTACTTACTGGGGCAAAGAAGTTTGGAAACGCGTCCCAGCTAGCATTTGCTGGAATATTTGGTTAGAAAGAAATGAGAGATGCTTCAAGGGCAAAAAGAGATCAGTTGATTCTATCATTGTTGAGGCGAAGGTTAGCTCTTTTCATTGGGCAGCTGCTATTCCTCAATTCTCTTCCATCAATCTTGATGATGTTATTTCCAACTGGAAGTCGGTATTGTTTGAacctccttagtttttttcttttccctttctgTAGGTGCTCCGTTGATTTATTTTGTATGTTTTTCCTTCCTGGTGGTTGTCTGCTTTTGCAGCTATGTACTTAGCCTTTCTTCTTAATATATATTTCTTTTTaccgatcaaaaagaaaaaagattacaACACCAACCGTACTTACATAACTCTGGTCTCTCTAATCTAGTTGTTGTCGACAACGACACTCAAAGTCCTCAAATCTGGTCAGCAACTATTTTGGCCGATCTTTCTTAAGCTTTATTTTCTTTTCGGTAAaaaaaaatgaggaaaaaaaaaatcaattttcactCTTCTATTTCTACAAAAAGagctaaaatgaaaaagaatgGATAGTATCTATTTTGACAtataaataacaaaaatatttggCTTTCTGGTACTCAaaaacaattgtttttttttcctatcCCCGTAATGTATAAATAACAAAAGGAGAATAATTGGTGAATGATTATTTATGAACTCTGATAGAGCTCATGGACATGGTTCTCCTTTTTTTTCACATTATTTATTGTTTAATTTCCAAGAAGACGGAGGAAAAACGTGTCTTCTGGAAAACAATCTTCTGGGTCGTTGGCATGAATCCCACAAAATCAAATGTGTTGATACCATAGCAAAAtaagaacacaaaattggttaaaaaaaccaaaaatcaacaatttctgggtgaaaaggacattaagattttgatattgtttaaatgaacaaaaatgtaaaaatagtcataatacaaacagtttcatcctacccattttcaaatactttttttatttttaatttacatcaggatgcattcaTTTTCATCCTTGCTTTTTTTTTggcgtccatttcacccatactaatttttactcgtccatttgaaccatgttttaaaaatatttgaacaaataacccattttccggaATAAGAATGTGAATAGAGAACTACGGGCAACCTTCTTCATATATCGTGCAAGACGTGTGCAATTTGTTCTGATTAATTAATTCCAGCTCCTTAAGCTGATCACATCACAAGTATCTGTCCAAATACAGGTGTTTATCGAGGTGCAGTTTTGAAGTTGACCATCGCAGTAAGCACCATGGGCATTCGGTAATGAGACTGCTAGTGAGTCACTGACTAGTGAGTCGTGAATACCCAAGATAATTCAATTACCACTAAGCAAAAATACTACATTAACAAATTCGATCTCTGTGAGAGTTGCATTTAATTACAAGCTATGCCCACATGTCTCAGTGATACGTATCAGATTCTTCCAGGTACTCACATGGGTACCCAAGCCAACACGTATCTGTAAGATTTTTAATGTTCAATATTCTGTTGCACAATATCAATTTACTATTAATTATAGATTTTGTCCTTTGAAGCGATTAATATATAAATTGTTTTTTTAAGCAATTAATTTATAGATGGATGATACAACAAAGGGAAAGGATCCGATGACATAGTTAGAATGACATTATCGTGGAAtgatggtaaaaaaaaaatctagaaaatctAAACGATGATGAATTTGAACCTAAGATTTTGGTGACATGGTCCTTCTATAAAACTCTACGTTTCTATCAAAATGGGAGTATTGCGAAATACGAAACTTtaccatccacaaattttaatttcatccGTTGATCTTCAAAGACTGACATTCAAAATGTTAAATGGTGGTcttatacatctcggaatgctCTTATTTTTGGTTGGAGtgtagagacttataagaagaacatgtcatcAAAAAATTGGTTTCAAATTCATTATCGGTTGGTCTGGTAGGAAAAATGACCTTAAAATGTCAAGATTACGTCACTCTAATCATGTCAATGGAATGGATCCTACCCCTACAACAAATACTGTCCAATATTCCCATTTATTATTCTAATTTATTTGTATAATATTGTCCGATATTATGATTAATTTGTATTCGAGTTAAAGTTTGGTAAACAAACCGCGCAATTGAACTCAGAGAACAACACATCTTGGCAAATATTGACATATCGGCAACTCCGAGAAAAATTACTCAGAAAACAACACATGTCGTTACTTAACTGCCACGTAACTTACTGgcgacaaaaatcaagaattcaaCAGTTACAATCAGGCGGTCGAAGTATCACGCTCTTCCACACCAAAGCAACAATCCACCGAAGTTGCAGTAATATCCAGCAACTTTGAGATCATCAAAACAATTGGGTTACAGATAAAGATGACGTGGTTGGACTAATGATCGGTCACTTAACTGATCAATATACGGCTCCAAGAATAGTAAAGCATATTTTCAGCAATAACCCCAAGGTTAACATCCAGCCAATGCGCCTCGCTGACGAAAGAAGTAACACcgggtatattaattatatgtccctaGTTTTAACACcctacaaatatatccttatacaataataaatatatccctaatttttaataaccttatctatttaaaattagattatcttaataccctcacccatataatatttttctttatttcaaaatgaaacGAATTTCTTCCACTACCACTTCACCCGCACCATCACCTTCattccaccaccactagcaccaccaccaccaccattcaacgaccaccacctaccaacctccaccaccacttcgtcaccaccaccattacaccaccaccagtccgACGCCGTCGACGcaaccaccactagtccgccgccacctccaccaccaccaataatctgccgccgccaccaccactagtccgtcgaCACCCgcttccaccaccactagtccacaaccaccaccaccgacgtCACCACAAATCCACCGACTTCAACACAAATCCACCACCgtcgccaccacctccaccgccaccGCCGGCActactggttcagatatttttgtatcaacaacaatagttgatccaaataaaaatagaatcaatagtagaagttgatccaatttaggggattaaCAACAAtagtttatccaaaaaaaaacaaagatcAATAGCAGAAGTTTATCAAATTtatggatcaacaacagtagttgatcccctaaattggatcaacaatgaaagttgatccatgtaaatagaGTCAGCAACCAACGTTTGACACAAAAATTGACATACAaatgagtgaacttggcgtgagccgaatacgcatcatctgacatggagtcagtcatgctaccattgcaccacaaattcaacatttgaagaactttacATGATTTAAATTACAAGcgtgatttaaactacaagcatgattatactaatccaaggaaatgttgtcaacaacaggagttgatcggATCAACAACactagttgatcccataaaaaattaggTCAATAACAGTAGTTGATCTCATAAAAAATTgagtcaacaacaggagttgatccataAATGGGATCAATAACAATAGTAGATCCCATAAAAAATGTAAATGCAGAGAACTCTAACCTTATGCCAAGCTTTTTTCTCTTAGCATCCCAATGCCCATCAAAACATGACACAACAAAATCACATGTAGAGTTGAAGTGCATTGTATTTCCAGAACCATCTTGAACATTAACTTCCCTATAGAACAATAGCCAGATTCACAAAACGAAAATTCAAATACTTGGAATACCAAAAAACAGGCTTATAAACATATTAAGAATCCTTATTTGTTGGGATGAATAAAAAATGTATaccaaaaatcaaattcaaaaacctAAAACAAAGCAGAATCAAGCTTAAGATAATTCAATTTAAA encodes the following:
- the LOC113313052 gene encoding uncharacterized protein LOC113313052; this translates as MDSCPKTPGNDVPDSVNLGFSENLNSTKVPSVDLLDDLFEESLNPWKFSLVGRLDLQKIKFIDAALILRNQWKLVGHCKLIPLGRGFFTIKLDNKIDRAYIKSSIWEVTNQILKVRNWVSNFRPANQRSSKAHVWITLPGLGLEFWREKILFSICKEIGTPIKIDAATAKCEVGYYANVLVEVDFAQSNPNKIWMGTKLGGFFQDILIPDCPKFCSTCKIIGQLVTECRVEKKQDFSYSKSWCSTKTYSKKTSPELCSF